One region of Betaproteobacteria bacterium genomic DNA includes:
- the scpB gene encoding SMC-Scp complex subunit ScpB, with protein MEQIDLQSIKNILEAAILASAGPVTVDDLARLFDSEVDHDLLRRLLDDLRADWSGRGIELVSLAGGWRFQTRSDLQRYLDRMCSEKSPKYSRAVLETLAIIAYRQPVTRGDIEDIRGVAVSPGILKALEGRGWIDMVGHREVPGRPALYATTKSFLNDLGLRSLRELPALDDLGTLVVQASPPAAEAETYVSDQPSSIPHEVTEHAESILTLTHV; from the coding sequence ATGGAACAGATTGATTTACAGAGCATTAAGAACATTCTGGAAGCGGCCATACTGGCCAGTGCGGGGCCGGTCACGGTTGACGATCTGGCTAGGTTGTTCGACAGCGAAGTTGACCATGATCTTCTGCGGCGGCTTTTGGACGATCTGCGCGCCGATTGGTCTGGTAGAGGCATCGAGTTGGTGTCCTTGGCCGGAGGCTGGCGGTTTCAAACCCGAAGCGATCTACAACGATACCTTGATCGGATGTGCTCGGAGAAGTCGCCCAAGTACTCACGCGCGGTCCTTGAAACCCTGGCGATCATTGCGTACCGCCAGCCCGTGACCCGTGGCGATATCGAGGACATCAGGGGTGTTGCGGTCTCGCCCGGGATCTTGAAAGCCTTGGAAGGGCGGGGTTGGATCGATATGGTCGGGCACCGGGAAGTTCCTGGGCGTCCGGCACTCTACGCCACAACCAAGAGTTTCCTCAATGACCTGGGCCTGCGGTCCCTGCGGGAATTACCGGCTTTGGACGATTTGGGTACCCTTGTCGTGCAAGCCAGTCCTCCAGCGGCCGAGGCGGAGACTTACGTTTCGGATCAACCCTCTTCGATTCCGCATGAGGTCACAGAGCATGCCGAAAGCATTTTGACGTTGACGCACGTTTAA
- a CDS encoding segregation/condensation protein A has protein sequence MAELPKDLYIPPEALAIILEAFEGPLDLLLYLIRQQNLNVLDISMADLTRQYLAYVEVMRSHQLELAAEYLLMAALLIEIKSRMLLPRPEKPVDEEDPRAELVRRLLEYEQMKMAARRLDELPVVERDFKVARAWFERVVVEQLPEVHPEDLRMAWLALVARAKANKHHLVAREQLSVRESMSQIMRRLRTGGFAEFSSLFDSSQGVPGLVVSLLGLLELAREGLVKVVQRSVFSPIYVKLSDGTD, from the coding sequence ATGGCTGAGTTACCCAAGGACCTCTACATTCCTCCCGAGGCCCTTGCCATCATCCTGGAGGCCTTTGAAGGCCCGCTGGACCTACTCTTATATCTGATCCGGCAGCAAAATCTGAATGTTCTCGATATCTCCATGGCGGATTTAACCCGGCAGTATCTGGCCTATGTCGAGGTCATGCGATCCCACCAGTTGGAGTTGGCGGCGGAGTACCTGCTAATGGCGGCGCTTCTCATCGAAATTAAGTCGCGAATGCTGCTGCCCAGACCGGAAAAGCCCGTGGATGAGGAGGATCCGCGGGCGGAATTGGTACGGCGGCTACTGGAATATGAGCAGATGAAGATGGCGGCACGCCGGCTGGATGAACTACCGGTCGTGGAGCGGGACTTCAAGGTAGCCCGGGCGTGGTTCGAGCGGGTTGTCGTGGAGCAATTACCGGAGGTTCATCCCGAGGATTTGCGCATGGCTTGGCTGGCATTGGTGGCTAGGGCGAAGGCCAACAAACATCACCTGGTAGCACGCGAGCAACTCTCCGTGCGCGAATCCATGAGCCAGATCATGCGCCGCCTACGCACAGGTGGATTTGCGGAGTTTTCGAGCTTGTTCGATTCCTCGCAAGGAGTCCCGGGACTGGTAGTTTCCCTACTGGGTTTGCTGGAACTTGCCAGGGAGGGTTTAGTGAAAGTGGTGCAACGGTCGGTTTTTTCCCCTATCTACGTCAAGTTGAGCGATGGAACAGATTGA